The Nitrospirota bacterium genome contains the following window.
AGAGGCGAGCCTGAAAGCACATAAAAAAGTATTCAGATGTAGTCCTGAGATATTGGCTGGCGACAAGGGCTTTTACGAAAGCCGAGAGCAGATAGAGGATCTTTCAAAGAAGATCGGTACGGTATCGATATGCAAGAAAGGAAGGCGTACCGAGGAAGAAGATCGGCGTGAAAGTGCGGAGGACTTTAAAGCCGGGCAGCGGTTTCGGGCAGGAATAGAAGGAACGATCTCCGTCTTAAAACGTGTCTTTAAGCTCGGAAGGTGCTTTTTTAAGGGATTTAAAAACTTTTCCTCCAGTGTAGGGTGCGCTGTGTTCTGTCATAACTTGGTTATGCTGGCGCAAACGTAAAGAAAACAACCTTACAGTTGGGGCATTTTGCAGACTCGATGGGGAGGTGTTTTCAAAAAAGAGTAGAAGTA
Protein-coding sequences here:
- a CDS encoding transposase: MQCPNKEQTRSFIEASLKAHKKVFRCSPEILAGDKGFYESREQIEDLSKKIGTVSICKKGRRTEEEDRRESAEDFKAGQRFRAGIEGTISVLKRVFKLGRCFFKGFKNFSSSVGCAVFCHNLVMLAQT